In Oryza sativa Japonica Group chromosome 3, ASM3414082v1, one DNA window encodes the following:
- the LOC4333278 gene encoding uncharacterized protein — MAANQGEAHRREPDQRRPMCGVCTKPLRLCLCGCLRRPPLDTAVGVTVLQHLMEAGHPLNSTRVARLGLRNLAVALVGDVNHRASFHLRTLDAAAAAGGGNHDRPDGPGEIQVLEGDGFGGGTGGPAGPVQCEGETLDSAICSNGISGESGGAVSCARRDYVTKGINASSDLGVKAANIRGSSDIGGEILDLVDIPDRIGFDLDGEICSVKSDLGGGEELGFQSMKRNGYCSDSERLGSSANQTGNSFVDGIHGENHHSIGEVNGNLPRHLVENASEFQMATAQNCNGIPRENVGTVAAIGQDWTVKNMDKCSITYTEKELKIEIERGVKPKIRWLSRGPLGQSAVSNGFTVTKIQMKKSKQTGEVSVFEEFSITIPPKSALLFPCQRAISIDASDCQLQHLIVLDGTWAKAQRMYHENPWLQLLPHVKLESDGVSLYSEVRHEPRAGCLSTIESIVVAMRKLGEDAKGLDDLLDVFESMIADQRRCKDENWKQKLESKT; from the coding sequence ATGGCGGCGAACCAGGGCGAGGCGCATCGGCGGGAGCCCGACCAGCGCCGCCCCATGTGCGGCGTCTGCACCAAGCCCCTCCGCCTCTGCCTCTgcggctgcctccgccgcccgccgctcgaCACCGCCGTCGGCGTCACCGTCCTGCAGCACCTCATGGAGGCGGGCCACCCGCTCAACTCCACCCGCGTCGCCCGCCTCGGCCTCCGCAACCTCGCCGTCGCGCTCGTCGGCGACGTCAACCACCGCGCCAGCTTCCACCTCAGGacgctcgacgccgccgccgccgccggcggtggaaaTCATGACCGTCCCGACGGGCCCGGGGAGATTCAGGTGCTGGAGGGCGACGGTTTTGGCGGCGGAACGGGAGGCCCTGCTGGTCCTGTGCAATGCGAAGGTGAAACATTAGATTCTGCAATATGCTCTAATGGAATTTCTGGCGAATCGGGTGGAGCAGTTAGTTGTGCAAGGCGTGATTATGTGACGAAGGGCATCAATGCTTCTAGTGATTTGGGTGTGAAAGCTGCGAATATTCGAGGTTCTAGCGATATCGGTGGTGAAATATTGGATCTTGTGGATATCCCTGATAGGATTGGCTTTGATTTGGATGGAGAGATCTGTAGTGTTAAAAGCGACTTAGGTGGAGGTGAGGAATTGGGGTTTCAGAGTATGAAGAGGAATGGATATTGCTCAGATTCTGAAAGACTGGGCTCCTCAGCTAACCAGACAGGAAACTCCTTTGTTGATGGTATCCACGGTGAAAATCATCACAGTATTGGCGAGGTAAATGGTAATCTCCCTCGTCATTTAGTAGAAAACGCCTCAGAATTTCAAATGGCAACTGCCCAAAACTGCAATGGTATACCTAGAGAAAATGTTGGAACTGTTGCTGCTATTGGTCAAGACTGGACTGTGAAAAACATGGATAAGTGCTCTATTACCTATACGGAGAAGGAACTCAAGATTGAAATTGAGCGTGGTGTGAAGCCCAAAATCAGATGGTTGTCAAGAGGACCACTTGGTCAGTCAGCTGTCTCCAACGGTTTTACTGTCACGAAAATACAAATGAAGAAGTCAAAACAAACTGGGGAAGTTTCGGTGTTTGAGGAATTCTCAATCACCATACCACCAAAGTCAGCTCTGCTATTCCCGTGCCAGCGGGCAATCAGCATTGATGCTTCAGACTGTCAGTTACAACATTTGATTGTGTTGGATGGAACTTGGGCAAAGGCGCAACGTATGTACCATGAGAATCCATGGCTACAACTTCTGCCACATGTGAAGCTAGAATCAGATGGTGTTAGCTTGTATAGTGAGGTGAGGCATGAGCCAAGGGCTGGGTGCTTGTCTACCATTGAGAGCATAGTTGTTGCCATGAGGAAACTTGGAGAGGATGCAAAGGGACTGGATGATCTGCTGGATGTTTTCGAGTCAATGATTGCAGATCAACGGAGATGCAAGGATGAGAATTGGAAACAAAAACTCGAGTCCAAGACATAA
- the LOC4333277 gene encoding protein FATTY ACID EXPORT 5 — protein MHDFCFTIPYGFAVLAGGVLGYARRGSTASLAGGAGAGALLLLAGFVSLKTFEKRRNSYLALALETLCALALTYVMGQRYLETSKIMPAGVVAGLSALMSAFYLFKIATGGNHIPPKKE, from the exons ATGCACGACTTCTGCTTCACGATCCCCTACGGCTTCGCCGTCCTGGCCGGCGGCGTGCTGGGCTACGCCCGCCGCGGCAGCACCGCCTCcctggccggcggcgcgggcgccggcgcgctcctcctcctcgcgggcTTCGTCAGCCTCAAGACCTTCGAGAAGCGCCGCAACTCctacctcgccctcgccctcgagACCC TATGTGCACTAGCTTTGACTTATGTTATGGGGCAGAGATACCTTGAGACTTCAAAGATAATGCCAGCTGGTGTCGTTGCTGGCCTCAG TGCTTTGATGTCTGCGTTCTACCTGTTCAAAATTGCAACTGGTGGCAACCATATCCCACCGAAGAAAGAGTGA
- the LOC4333279 gene encoding proline-rich receptor-like protein kinase PERK13 has translation MMPRVLMASTEDTATAPAGGPPEPPPQSSSASPSPSPPPPPPTPSSPQRPPPPPPPATPPPPPPASPGKNQSPASPSQDSPPPVASPSVSSPPPAPTTPPSPPPPSKSPPPPSPPPTTSSTPPSHQSPPEEGTSPPPSPSSGATTPSPPPNAQSSSSSSTPPAGAGTSPPAPREMPSPGTPPSPPTTLITTQAPPIQPPPPPGGNSMIMPSSLTTAGTSQSPPDATTAGAPPPPAPSVGAWGGNVPSGLLIGVAFAGFLLALASMFLFLCIKNRWKRRRRPAQVMNLARRRTLVVPERVASPEVYQPSNGPTASPSGTSSYEFSGTTSWFTYDELAAVTGGFAEEKVIGEGGFGKVYMGALGDGRCVAVKQLKVGSGQGEKEFRAEVDTISRVHHRHLVTLVGYSVTEHHHLLVYEFVSNKTLDHHLHGGGLPVMDWPKRMKIAIGSARGLTYLHEDCHPRIIHRDIKSANILLDDAFEAKVADFGLAKFTNDSVTHVSTRVMGTFGYLAPEYASSGKLTDRSDVFSFGVVLLELITGRKPVDSSQPLGEESLVEWARPLLVDALETDDFRELADPALERRYSKSEMRRMVEAAAACIRYSVTKRPRMVQVWRSLDVEGSSPDLTNGVKLGQSMAYDSNQYSADIELFRRMAFANDLSTAELGYSGKDDVRRPPR, from the exons ATGATGCCGCGCGTCCTCATGGCGTCTACGGAGGACACGGCCACGGCCCCTGCCGGTGGGCCGCCGGAGCCCCCGCCGCAGTCGtcgtcggcctcgccgtcgccttcccctcctcctcctccaccgacaCCGTCCTCGCCTCAGcggcctcccccgccgccgccgccggccactccgcccccgcctcctccggcaTCTCCAGGCAAAAACCAGAGTCCCGCGTCGCCGTCCCAAGATTCACCTCCGCCAGTGGCGTCCCCGTCAGTATCCTCACCTCCTCCGGCACCGACGACACCGCCCTCTCCGCCCCCACCAAGCAAGTCCCCTccaccgccgtctccgcctcctACTACGTCGTCGACACCGCCATCGCATCAATCACCTCCGGAAGAAGGAacctcgccgccaccttcgccatCATCAGGGGCTACAACACCTTCACCTCCCCCAAATgcgcagtcgtcgtcgtcgtcttccacACCTCCTGCCGGCGCAGGAACCTCGCCACCTGCACCGCGCGAAATGCCATCGCCCGGgacgccaccatcgccgccgacgacgcttATTACGACACAGGCGCCGCCGAtccagccaccaccaccaccgggcGGTAACAGCATGATCATGCCGAGCTCCCTAACTACagccggcacgtctcagagccCGCCtgacgccaccaccgccggcgcaccaccacctccggctccATCGGTGGGAGCATGGGGCGGCAACGTGCCGAGCGGGTTGCTCATCGGTGTCGCCTTCGCCGGTTTCCTCCTGGCGTTGGCGTccatgttcttgttcttgtgcatCAAGAACCggtggaagaggaggcggcggccggcacagGTGATGAACCTGGCGCGCAGGAGAACCCTCGTCGTGCCGGAGC GTGTGGCGTCGCCGGAAGTGTACCAGCCGTCGAACGGTCCGACGGCGTCGCCGAGCGGGACGAGCTCGTACGAGTTCTCCGGGACGACGTCGTGGTTCACGTACGATGAGCtggcggcggtgaccggcgggtTCGCGGAGGAGAAAGTGATCGGCGAGGGCGGGTTCGGGAAGGTGTACATGGGGGCGCTGGGCGACGGGCGGTGCGTGGCGGTGAAGCAGCTCAAGGTGGGGAGCGGGCAGGGGGAGAAGGAGTTCCGCGCCGAGGTGGACACCATCAGCCGcgtccaccaccgccacctcgtCACCCTCGTCGGCTACTCCGTCACCgagcaccaccacctcctcgtcTACGAGTTCGTCTCCAACAAGACGCTCGACCATCACCTGCACGGAGGAGGCCTCCCCGTCATGGATTGGCCCAAGCGGATGAAGATTGCCATCGGATCAGCCCGTGGTTTGACCTACCTGCACGAAGACT GCCATCCTAGGATCATACATAGGGACATCAAGTCGGCCAACATCCTCCTGGATGACGCCTTCGAAGCAAAG gtcgCGGATTTCGGTCTTGCCAAATTCACCAACGATTCGGTGACTCATGTCTCGACGCGCGTGATGGGCACATTCGG GTACCTGGCGCCGGAGTACGCATCAAGCGGGAAGCTGACGGACAGATCGGACGTGTTTTCGTTCGGGGTGGTGCTGTTGGAGCTCATCACCGGGCGGAAGCCCGTGGACTCGTCTCAGCCCCTCGGAGAAGAGAGCTTAGTTGAATGG GCTCGGCCTCTCCTGGTGGACGCGTTGGAGACGGACGACTTCAGGGAGCTCGCTGACCCCGCGCTGGAGCGCCGCTACTCCAAGTCGGAGATGCGGAGGATGGTGGAGGCCGCGGCCGCTTGCATTCGCTACTCCGTCACCAAGAGACCAAGGATGGTGCAG GTGTGGCGATCGCTGGACGTGGAGGGGAGCTCGCCGGACCTGACCAACGGAGTGAAGCTTGGGCAGAGCATGGCGTACGACTCCAACCAGTACTCGGCGGACATCGAGCTCTTCCGGCGGATGGCGTTTGCCAACGACCTCTCCACCGCTGAGCTCGGCTACTCCGGCAAGGACGACGTACGCCGTCCGCCACGCTAG